A single genomic interval of Streptomyces marianii harbors:
- the fabV gene encoding enoyl-[acyl-carrier-protein] reductase FabV, giving the protein MSERVINPRSRGFLFLDSHPAGCERLVEDMWQAVPAPPSAPGGDGPVALVIGSSAGYGLAATIAGLARAGIRGIGVCFEKAPTERRTGTAGWYRTAATAGLARAHSRDMVFLNGDAFSNSTKDQVADLLAERFGGRLDYLIYSVAAPRRTDPDTGTTYASVLKPIGEPYRTKTLVFDDQGAPEVKEVETQPAEGDDIDQTVAVMGGTDWERWIDHLADRGLLADGFSTAALSYIGSPLTAAIYRQGTIGAAKAHLEATARTLDERLGKLVGGRAVTSVNGAAVTQSSTAIPGIALYVGLLRGVLGQALVPPIAQLAKLWDQLTGAHPLTLDDEGRVRLDTWELTDSVQAHVAERWKKATTDTIGQLADLDWFHAEVQRLYGFAVPGIDYTAPVETDVPWPDPTT; this is encoded by the coding sequence GTGAGCGAACGCGTCATCAACCCCCGTAGTCGCGGGTTCCTCTTCCTCGACTCCCACCCGGCAGGCTGTGAACGGCTCGTCGAAGACATGTGGCAGGCGGTGCCGGCACCGCCGTCCGCCCCGGGCGGGGACGGGCCGGTGGCGTTGGTCATCGGCTCCTCCGCCGGGTACGGACTCGCGGCCACGATCGCCGGGCTCGCCCGCGCGGGGATCCGCGGCATCGGCGTGTGCTTCGAGAAGGCGCCCACCGAGCGGCGCACCGGCACGGCCGGCTGGTACCGGACCGCCGCTACCGCCGGGCTCGCCCGCGCCCACAGCCGGGACATGGTCTTCCTCAACGGCGACGCCTTCAGCAACTCCACGAAGGACCAGGTCGCCGACCTCCTCGCCGAGCGGTTCGGCGGCCGCCTGGACTACCTCATCTACTCGGTCGCCGCCCCGCGCCGCACCGACCCGGACACCGGCACCACGTACGCCTCCGTGCTCAAGCCGATCGGCGAGCCCTACCGGACGAAGACCCTCGTCTTCGACGACCAGGGCGCGCCGGAGGTCAAGGAGGTCGAAACGCAGCCGGCCGAGGGCGACGACATCGACCAGACCGTGGCCGTGATGGGCGGGACGGACTGGGAGCGCTGGATCGATCATCTCGCCGACCGCGGCCTGCTTGCCGACGGCTTCTCCACCGCCGCGCTCTCGTACATCGGCTCGCCGCTCACCGCCGCGATCTACCGGCAGGGCACCATCGGCGCCGCCAAGGCCCACCTGGAAGCCACCGCACGGACGTTGGACGAGCGCCTGGGCAAGCTGGTCGGCGGCCGGGCGGTGACCTCGGTCAACGGCGCGGCCGTCACCCAGTCCTCCACCGCCATCCCCGGCATCGCCCTCTACGTCGGCCTGCTGCGCGGCGTCCTCGGCCAGGCCCTGGTCCCGCCGATCGCGCAGCTGGCCAAGCTCTGGGACCAACTCACCGGCGCCCACCCCCTGACCCTCGACGACGAGGGCCGCGTACGCCTGGACACCTGGGAGCTCACCGACTCCGTGCAGGCCCACGTTGCCGAGCGGTGGAAGAAGGCCACCACCGACACCATCGGCCAACTCGCCGACCTCGACTGGTTCCACGCCGAAGTACAGCGGCTCTACGGCTTCGCCGTGCCCGGCATCGACTACACCGCGCCCGTGGAGACCGACGTCCCCTGGCCCGACCCGACCACCTGA
- a CDS encoding XRE family transcriptional regulator produces MGVDGAQRHPLTHVREQRGWSMEGLARLLALAAARRGMLKQPGRDRVYKWEHQLATPGDDYQMLLADVLDIGQDEVARLGWPWWLPAFDAPHPFTASGTHAALTEVLVALDHPDRRGFLALTTGALAGLAADWATIEPERLTGALAGRRVDKTLLAWLEIQTIELRALTNTSAPECTTLVHALLRTSIQLIRTGVYDEPTGRRLLQVAASAAQCAGWLHFDQGEHGACQRHWRTALHAAHTADDRDQGAGVLSDLAYAATWLNEPRIAVEILEHAATRTHAPAARSLLDLRRGRALAALGDHHATSRALASAEHHLDRARPGSTPAWVSWMSPADLAVDAGRCWLDLNKPQRADTTLAEGLSLLDPARERTRSVVLAYRAEGALARRDLDAAAADAREAFDTAQATQATRCINLVGTTLDGFSRHRSHPTVASLYAHAGR; encoded by the coding sequence ATGGGTGTGGACGGGGCGCAGCGGCACCCGCTCACGCACGTCCGCGAGCAGCGGGGCTGGAGCATGGAGGGCCTGGCCCGTCTCCTCGCCCTGGCGGCCGCCCGCCGGGGCATGCTGAAGCAACCCGGCCGGGATCGCGTCTACAAGTGGGAGCACCAGCTGGCGACTCCAGGGGACGACTATCAGATGCTCCTGGCCGACGTCCTCGACATCGGCCAGGACGAGGTCGCCCGGCTCGGCTGGCCTTGGTGGCTGCCCGCCTTCGACGCCCCGCACCCCTTCACCGCCAGCGGCACCCATGCCGCCCTCACGGAGGTTCTCGTGGCCCTGGACCACCCCGACCGCCGCGGCTTCCTCGCCCTGACCACCGGCGCACTGGCCGGGCTCGCCGCCGACTGGGCCACCATCGAACCCGAGCGCCTCACCGGAGCCCTCGCCGGCCGCCGCGTCGACAAGACCTTGCTCGCCTGGCTGGAGATCCAGACCATCGAGTTACGCGCGCTCACCAACACCTCAGCGCCGGAATGCACCACGCTCGTCCACGCCCTTTTGAGGACCAGCATTCAGCTGATCCGCACCGGCGTGTACGACGAACCGACCGGCCGCCGCCTGCTGCAGGTCGCCGCATCCGCCGCTCAGTGCGCCGGATGGTTGCACTTCGACCAGGGCGAGCACGGAGCCTGCCAGCGCCACTGGAGGACCGCTCTCCACGCCGCCCACACCGCGGACGATCGCGACCAGGGCGCCGGGGTACTGTCCGATCTGGCGTACGCCGCCACCTGGCTGAACGAGCCGCGCATCGCTGTCGAGATCCTCGAACACGCCGCCACGCGTACACACGCTCCGGCCGCTCGCTCCCTCCTTGACCTGCGCCGAGGCCGAGCGCTGGCCGCCCTCGGCGACCACCACGCCACCAGTCGCGCCCTCGCCTCAGCCGAGCACCATCTGGACCGTGCCCGTCCCGGATCCACCCCGGCCTGGGTGTCCTGGATGTCGCCCGCGGACCTCGCCGTCGACGCCGGCCGCTGCTGGCTCGACCTCAACAAGCCGCAGCGCGCCGACACCACGCTCGCCGAGGGCCTCAGCCTCCTTGACCCGGCTCGTGAGCGGACCCGCTCCGTCGTTCTCGCCTACCGGGCGGAAGGAGCACTCGCCCGCCGCGACCTCGATGCAGCTGCAGCCGATGCCCGAGAAGCCTTCGACACCGCCCAAGCCACCCAGGCCACCCGCTGCATCAACCTCGTCGGCACGACCCTCGACGGCTTCTCCCGACACCGCTCCCACCCAACTGTTGCCAGCCTCTACGCCCACGCCGGTCGCTGA
- a CDS encoding acyl carrier protein: MSGINTAAIAVEALVWVTGRPREECARREAELERDLGVDSLSLLELVVTLQSRLVISVPDEVTARIRTVADLQDAVAPLVAAASSSEPTRRTPS; this comes from the coding sequence GTGAGCGGGATCAACACGGCCGCGATCGCCGTCGAGGCGCTGGTGTGGGTAACCGGCCGGCCCCGCGAGGAGTGCGCGCGCCGTGAGGCGGAGCTGGAGCGGGACCTGGGCGTAGACAGCCTGTCTCTGCTCGAGCTGGTGGTGACCCTCCAAAGTCGACTCGTGATCTCTGTGCCGGATGAAGTCACTGCGCGTATCCGAACGGTCGCAGACTTGCAGGATGCGGTGGCCCCTCTCGTGGCGGCCGCGTCCTCATCCGAGCCGACCCGAAGGACTCCCTCGTGA
- a CDS encoding polyprenyl synthetase family protein — MPVPTDEQLIYWQQQLEEALARFADTDLRQATARASTPQVHDAAAAYLIRPSKRLLGMAFLHAAHTLSADTDIHPDDLTTIAAALEIRHGAILLHDDIVDGDTTRGGHPTAHHALTAAFGTAEASSAALFAGDILAGLAPLPILQTSLPSPLRARLAELFQHTTAHVAAGQTEQLHLDVRQDPEAVSEADILRIHAGQFAPYLLCSIQLAAALAGLDDDALHRITQAGIPLCQGFQVQNDLAGYTELARVLADDADTTETLTLANTSDLARRRRTVLVRAALDRLSGVKRRRLLAYLDGTDDDLVAIVGIIEASGAARHCTGLITDLHSQARERIATDPQLPPAARTALSATWGYMTALYDPASPTSSLYLQARSDLQTIS; from the coding sequence ATGCCCGTACCGACTGACGAGCAGCTCATCTACTGGCAGCAGCAGCTCGAAGAAGCCCTCGCCCGCTTCGCCGACACCGACCTGCGCCAGGCCACCGCGCGAGCCAGCACGCCGCAGGTACACGACGCGGCCGCCGCCTACCTGATCCGGCCGAGCAAACGGCTGCTCGGCATGGCGTTCCTCCACGCCGCCCACACTCTGTCCGCCGACACCGACATCCACCCTGACGACCTCACCACGATCGCCGCAGCACTGGAGATCCGGCACGGCGCGATCCTCCTCCACGACGACATCGTCGACGGCGACACCACCCGCGGCGGACACCCGACCGCCCACCACGCCCTTACCGCTGCCTTCGGCACGGCCGAAGCGTCCAGCGCCGCGCTGTTCGCCGGCGACATCCTCGCCGGACTCGCCCCCCTGCCGATCCTCCAGACCAGCCTCCCCTCCCCGCTCCGCGCGCGGCTCGCCGAGCTGTTCCAGCACACCACCGCGCACGTCGCAGCCGGGCAGACCGAACAGCTCCACCTCGACGTCCGCCAGGACCCCGAGGCGGTCAGCGAGGCGGATATCCTGCGCATCCACGCCGGACAGTTCGCCCCCTACCTGCTGTGCTCCATCCAGCTCGCCGCCGCGCTGGCCGGCCTCGACGACGACGCCCTCCACCGCATCACGCAGGCCGGCATCCCGCTGTGCCAGGGCTTCCAGGTGCAGAACGACCTCGCCGGATACACCGAGCTCGCGCGCGTCCTGGCCGACGATGCCGACACGACCGAGACGCTGACTCTGGCCAACACCTCCGACCTCGCCCGGCGCCGCCGCACCGTCCTCGTCCGTGCCGCCCTCGACCGCCTGTCCGGCGTCAAGAGGCGCCGACTGCTCGCCTACCTCGACGGCACCGACGACGACCTGGTCGCCATCGTCGGCATCATCGAGGCCTCCGGCGCCGCCCGCCATTGCACGGGCCTCATCACCGACCTTCACTCCCAGGCCCGCGAACGCATCGCCACCGACCCGCAACTGCCGCCCGCCGCACGGACCGCGCTCAGCGCCACCTGGGGCTACATGACCGCCCTGTACGACCCGGCCTCCCCCACCAGCAGCCTCTACCTGCAGGCCCGCAGCGACCTGCAGACCATCAGCTGA
- a CDS encoding radical SAM/SPASM domain-containing protein: protein MIKEGSYLFVEGAGPVEPFRGKYAAKSADVFERVRARWTQAGLDPASAYLPMRIELELTTKCDDSCPSCGMGALPLVEGRTLSDGQIRFLLQQFASIGLPSIAITGGEPFTAWRALLKLIEGAREQHIDISKLTTNGSWGTVARCPRVFERLEKAGFLDGKLFVPLLMLSIGEQTTPLESVTRILHHAVTHYSERELNVAVSSLADPATRRHKVDDLIAIYESAYGQFPHDRVHSTMRVYLANERLEGQAPVHRPGHTPVAKWMDHCFDCFAPTVGAYVLPTSLLKNDGDWYTCAAFNVPEKLAFGNLLRERAIDVIARTAASPYVQRVRAGGGLKALHDVVPRDFTENTTCTSFCDSCALLIDQFDEKSGSTTGHRTPRVIPPAALLARTNGATSGSGS from the coding sequence GTGATCAAGGAAGGGTCCTATCTGTTCGTCGAGGGCGCGGGCCCCGTCGAGCCGTTCCGCGGCAAGTACGCCGCGAAGTCGGCGGACGTGTTCGAGCGCGTCCGGGCCCGGTGGACGCAGGCCGGACTGGATCCCGCATCGGCGTATCTGCCGATGCGGATCGAGCTGGAGCTGACGACGAAGTGCGACGACAGCTGCCCATCGTGTGGGATGGGGGCGCTCCCGCTCGTGGAGGGCCGCACTCTGAGCGACGGGCAGATCCGGTTCCTGCTGCAGCAGTTCGCCTCGATCGGCCTCCCCTCGATCGCGATCACGGGCGGGGAGCCGTTCACCGCCTGGCGCGCCCTGCTGAAGCTGATCGAGGGCGCCCGCGAACAGCACATCGACATCTCCAAGCTCACCACCAACGGTTCCTGGGGGACCGTGGCGCGGTGCCCGCGGGTGTTCGAGCGGCTGGAGAAGGCCGGCTTCCTGGACGGGAAGCTGTTCGTACCGCTGCTGATGCTGTCGATCGGCGAGCAGACCACCCCGCTGGAGTCGGTCACCCGGATCCTGCACCACGCCGTGACCCACTACAGCGAGCGCGAACTCAACGTCGCGGTCTCCTCGCTCGCCGACCCGGCCACCCGCCGGCACAAGGTCGACGACCTGATCGCCATCTACGAGTCGGCGTACGGTCAGTTCCCGCACGATCGGGTGCACTCCACGATGAGGGTCTACCTCGCCAACGAACGCCTTGAGGGCCAGGCGCCGGTCCACCGGCCCGGGCACACGCCGGTAGCGAAGTGGATGGATCACTGCTTCGACTGCTTCGCCCCGACCGTCGGCGCGTACGTGCTGCCCACCTCGCTGCTGAAGAACGACGGCGACTGGTATACCTGCGCCGCGTTCAACGTGCCGGAGAAGCTGGCGTTCGGGAATCTGCTGCGCGAGCGGGCCATCGATGTGATCGCCCGCACGGCCGCCTCCCCGTACGTACAGCGGGTGCGCGCCGGCGGCGGCCTGAAGGCTCTGCACGATGTGGTACCGCGGGACTTTACCGAGAACACGACCTGCACCTCGTTCTGCGACTCGTGCGCCCTGCTGATCGACCAGTTCGACGAGAAGTCCGGCAGCACCACTGGTCACCGCACCCCGAGGGTGATCCCGCCCGCCGCGCTGCTGGCCCGTACGAACGGTGCGACGTCGGGGAGCGGGTCGTGA